One Myxococcales bacterium genomic region harbors:
- a CDS encoding DUF559 domain-containing protein, whose amino-acid sequence MRSSPTPSERILWLHLRHSALGVRFRRQVPLDRFIVDFFAPSRSLAIEVDGASHPAHSAYDAARDARLASLGVRTLRFKAWHVERDTASVIRAIRAAL is encoded by the coding sequence ATGCGCTCTTCACCCACTCCCTCCGAGCGCATCCTTTGGCTCCACCTACGCCATTCCGCCCTCGGCGTACGCTTTCGCAGGCAGGTCCCCCTCGACCGCTTCATCGTCGACTTCTTTGCCCCCTCCCGCTCCCTCGCCATCGAGGTCGACGGCGCTTCCCACCCCGCTCATTCCGCCTACGACGCCGCTCGTGATGCACGTCTCGCCTCCCTCGGCGTACGCACTCTCCGCTTCAAGGCTTGGCACGTCGAGCGCGACACGGCCTCGGTGATTCGCGCTATCCGCGCGGCCCTTTGA